A genomic window from Tolypothrix sp. PCC 7910 includes:
- a CDS encoding universal stress protein — MLKTILVALDGSEIAERVIQTLEELALSEDSKVILCHVFPTPESEMELPADKPHSDSPTLSFFHIEKQLQSYQESLSVKSALELVNGDPAEEIIRLANIYNADLIVIGSRGLTGMKRIVLGSVSIQVVEEASCSVLVVKPN; from the coding sequence GTGCTAAAAACTATTTTGGTAGCTCTGGATGGTTCGGAAATTGCAGAACGAGTAATTCAGACTTTAGAAGAATTGGCGCTGTCAGAAGATAGCAAAGTAATTCTCTGCCACGTTTTTCCCACACCAGAGTCGGAGATGGAACTACCCGCCGATAAACCTCATTCAGATTCACCAACATTGTCTTTTTTTCATATTGAAAAGCAGCTGCAATCCTACCAAGAGAGTTTGTCAGTTAAAAGTGCATTAGAACTGGTAAATGGCGATCCTGCTGAAGAAATTATTCGCTTGGCAAATATTTACAATGCTGACTTGATCGTTATTGGTAGCCGTGGTTTAACAGGAATGAAGCGAATTGTCCTGGGTTCTGTGAGTATTCAAGTTGTAGAAGAGGCTAGTTGTTCGGTCTTGGTGGTTAAGCCAAATTAG
- a CDS encoding pentapeptide repeat-containing protein, protein MKLQLLAALALATPLFFTGAVKADNSQDLQKLLSTGECVGCNLRGANLSSAHLIGADLRNANLQNANLSGANLEGADLTGANLSGANLTSAYITNVNLKQANLDNANLTRAKVYDSNVYRASMDNLTLTDAEIYHTGIGIGGEDAVEIPDWK, encoded by the coding sequence ATGAAACTCCAGCTATTAGCGGCATTAGCCTTAGCGACTCCCCTGTTTTTTACTGGCGCAGTAAAAGCTGATAATTCGCAAGACTTGCAAAAGTTGTTGAGCACTGGGGAATGTGTAGGGTGTAATCTCCGAGGAGCCAACCTTAGTAGCGCTCATTTGATTGGTGCTGATTTAAGAAATGCAAATCTTCAAAATGCTAATCTTAGCGGTGCTAACCTTGAGGGTGCAGATCTCACGGGTGCAAATTTGTCAGGCGCTAACTTAACTTCAGCTTACATAACGAATGTGAATTTGAAGCAAGCCAATCTTGATAATGCCAATTTGACTCGCGCTAAAGTTTACGATTCCAATGTATATCGTGCCTCAATGGATAACCTGACTCTTACTGATGCAGAAATTTATCACACTGGTATTGGCATTGGTGGAGAAGACGCAGTAGAAATTCCTGATTGGAAATAG
- the rpsT gene encoding 30S ribosomal protein S20 has product MANTKSALKRAEIGERNRLRNKAYKSAVKTLMKKYLNAVQLYAANPTPELNQQVQERLAEAYSKIDKAVKRGVLHPNNGARKKSRLAHKLKPLTQTAQ; this is encoded by the coding sequence GTGGCGAATACAAAGTCTGCTCTCAAGCGCGCCGAAATCGGAGAACGCAACCGACTGCGAAATAAAGCATATAAATCAGCTGTCAAGACGCTGATGAAGAAGTACCTAAATGCTGTACAACTCTATGCTGCTAATCCGACTCCTGAATTAAATCAACAAGTACAAGAGCGATTAGCTGAAGCTTACAGCAAAATCGATAAAGCTGTTAAGCGAGGTGTGCTTCACCCCAACAATGGGGCTAGGAAAAAGTCAAGATTGGCTCATAAACTCAAACCACTTACACAAACAGCACAGTAG
- a CDS encoding S-layer homology domain-containing protein, with translation MTNTPPDPESSPKTALGFDEFIAVLVAFSTIGAILFWSLSRKDSSWDFNGLLSLSPTPSPSTQQNPVVPSAVPTVQPQADPNIDNLRSPQPEPIVEPSNQPSIIDQVPATSVLLPTEIAPTISPQVQGPLPSSVRVNPEPFSLVTPSKPKLTIPPPIAFNDVPADFWGLRFINVLSSRGIIKGFPDYSFRPNQPVNRAEFAAILQGAFEYKPVKNTLKFKDVTDKSWAIPAINQAISAGFLKGYPNQTFQPEQKIPRVQVLVALVSGLNLKTPKSPEKILTVYKDAKDIPKYATDKIAAATVNGLVVNYPNSDIFAPNKEATRAEVAAMVYQALVKMGKLEQIPSKNIVRVPQ, from the coding sequence ATGACAAATACGCCTCCCGATCCTGAGTCATCCCCAAAAACTGCCCTTGGCTTTGACGAATTTATCGCCGTTCTAGTCGCCTTTAGCACCATTGGCGCAATTTTATTTTGGTCGTTATCCCGTAAAGATTCTAGCTGGGATTTCAACGGGTTACTATCTCTATCGCCAACACCATCACCCAGCACTCAGCAAAATCCAGTTGTACCCTCTGCTGTGCCAACAGTACAACCACAAGCCGATCCAAATATAGATAATTTGCGATCGCCTCAGCCTGAACCTATTGTTGAACCTAGCAACCAGCCATCTATTATTGACCAGGTTCCTGCAACCTCAGTTTTATTACCTACTGAGATTGCGCCAACCATTTCTCCCCAAGTGCAAGGGCCTTTACCTTCTTCGGTGAGAGTTAATCCCGAACCATTTTCGCTGGTAACTCCCTCAAAACCAAAGTTAACAATCCCGCCACCAATTGCATTTAATGATGTCCCGGCTGATTTTTGGGGTCTGCGTTTTATTAATGTTCTGTCTTCTCGGGGTATTATTAAAGGTTTCCCAGACTATTCTTTCCGACCAAATCAGCCTGTAAACCGTGCTGAGTTTGCAGCTATATTGCAAGGAGCGTTTGAATATAAGCCAGTTAAGAATACACTCAAGTTTAAAGATGTCACGGATAAATCTTGGGCAATTCCAGCAATTAACCAAGCTATTAGTGCAGGATTTTTGAAAGGGTATCCTAACCAAACTTTTCAACCAGAACAAAAGATTCCGCGAGTACAAGTTTTGGTGGCTTTGGTTAGTGGTTTAAATCTCAAAACACCTAAATCACCAGAGAAGATTTTAACAGTATACAAAGATGCTAAAGATATTCCTAAATATGCCACTGACAAAATAGCAGCTGCTACTGTTAATGGACTAGTTGTTAACTATCCAAATTCGGATATCTTTGCTCCCAACAAAGAAGCTACCCGTGCTGAGGTAGCTGCGATGGTGTATCAAGCTTTAGTTAAAATGGGAAAATTGGAACAAATTCCATCGAAAAATATTGTCCGTGTACCCCAGTAA
- a CDS encoding TatD family hydrolase: MQLIDTHVHINFDVFQQDLAAVRSRWQEAGVVHLIHSCVEPSEFPSIQAIAHEFPELSFAVGLHPLDAKQWTDQTADEISTLARSDAKVVAMGEMGLDLRKADNYEQQRMVFEAQLAIATELNLPIIIHCRDAAAQVREVLQKWQEKKGEKVRGVMHCWGGTPEEAQWFIDLGFYISFSGTVTFKNAKQIQATAAMVPRDRLLIETDCPFLAPVPKRGTGRNEPAYVRYVAESIAQLRGETIEEIANQTTQNACELFGLVL; the protein is encoded by the coding sequence ATGCAGCTAATTGACACCCACGTTCACATTAACTTTGACGTTTTTCAGCAAGATTTAGCAGCGGTGCGATCGCGATGGCAAGAAGCAGGTGTAGTGCATTTAATACATTCCTGTGTCGAACCATCAGAATTTCCCAGTATCCAAGCCATAGCACATGAGTTTCCCGAACTCAGCTTTGCCGTAGGTTTACATCCCTTAGATGCTAAACAATGGACAGATCAGACAGCCGATGAAATCTCAACCTTGGCTCGTTCTGATGCGAAAGTAGTAGCAATGGGAGAAATGGGGCTGGATTTGCGTAAAGCAGATAACTATGAGCAACAGCGCATGGTGTTTGAAGCGCAATTAGCGATCGCCACTGAACTCAATTTACCTATAATTATCCATTGTCGTGATGCAGCGGCACAGGTAAGAGAAGTGTTGCAAAAATGGCAGGAAAAAAAAGGAGAAAAAGTTCGGGGTGTAATGCATTGTTGGGGTGGAACACCAGAAGAAGCTCAATGGTTCATTGACTTAGGTTTTTACATTAGCTTTAGCGGGACAGTTACCTTCAAAAACGCCAAGCAGATCCAAGCTACCGCCGCAATGGTACCAAGAGATCGCCTGCTAATTGAAACAGACTGTCCTTTTCTCGCTCCCGTCCCCAAACGAGGTACAGGCAGAAATGAACCTGCTTACGTCCGTTATGTAGCAGAAAGCATAGCCCAACTGCGTGGGGAAACCATAGAGGAAATAGCTAATCAAACTACCCAAAATGCTTGTGAATTATTTGGTCTGGTACTATAG
- a CDS encoding CAAD domain-containing protein produces MPEPEYTETKSSETTMTDINNQTGTITKLQPPVQSQEQWLKYGEQISGFLGTLPDYLGSFFNQYKQPLISVGLIVGAIVAVRVLLAILDSLNDIPLVAPTFELIGIGYSAWFVYRYLLKASTRKELTNEITTLKSQVVGKSVSE; encoded by the coding sequence ATGCCAGAACCGGAATACACAGAAACCAAGTCCTCAGAGACCACGATGACAGATATCAACAACCAAACAGGAACCATAACCAAGCTCCAGCCTCCCGTGCAGTCTCAAGAACAATGGCTAAAGTACGGAGAACAAATTTCAGGCTTTTTAGGCACACTCCCTGACTATCTGGGTAGCTTCTTCAATCAATATAAGCAGCCGTTGATTTCCGTAGGTTTAATTGTAGGCGCAATTGTCGCTGTTAGGGTACTTTTGGCGATATTAGACTCTTTGAACGATATTCCTTTGGTAGCACCTACATTTGAATTGATTGGTATTGGTTACTCAGCCTGGTTTGTTTACCGTTATTTACTCAAAGCTTCAACTCGGAAAGAGTTAACCAACGAAATTACAACTCTGAAATCACAGGTTGTTGGCAAAAGCGTTTCCGAGTAA
- the hisD gene encoding histidinol dehydrogenase yields the protein MLRIITQQADVIAELQRICDRTHDDQVLHKEATVREVLQAVKRQGNKAVLHYTAEFDNQTLKPEELRVTGSELDAAYQQVSKELLAAIRLACQQIEAFHRKRVPKSWVEFGDDDVVLGKRYNPVDRAGLYVPGGRSGYPSTVLMNAIPAKVAGVPRVVMVTPPGAGKAISPAVLVAAQEVGIQEIYRIGGAQAIAALAYGTETIPKVNVIAGPGNIYVTLAKKLVYGTVGIDCLAGPSEVLIIADETANPVNVAADMLTPAEHDPMAAAILLTTDAALAKNVQVAVERQLVDHPRRIDTEKAIAHYGLIVIVESLDAAAELANEFAPEHLALEIQEPWELLPKIRHAGAIFLGDSTPEAIGHYLAGPNHTLPTSGAARYASGLGVETFLKHSSIIQYSQSALQKVAGAIDVLATAEGLPSHADSVRRRIQREE from the coding sequence ATGCTGCGAATCATTACTCAGCAGGCAGACGTTATAGCAGAACTACAACGTATCTGCGATCGCACCCATGATGACCAGGTGCTTCACAAAGAGGCAACGGTGCGAGAAGTGTTACAAGCAGTGAAGCGCCAAGGCAATAAGGCTGTATTGCATTATACAGCCGAATTTGATAACCAAACTCTTAAGCCAGAGGAACTGCGCGTTACAGGTTCAGAACTAGATGCGGCTTACCAACAAGTTTCTAAGGAGTTGCTGGCAGCGATTCGGCTAGCTTGTCAACAAATTGAAGCCTTTCACCGTAAGCGAGTCCCAAAAAGTTGGGTAGAGTTTGGTGATGATGATGTAGTACTGGGCAAACGCTACAACCCTGTGGATCGCGCTGGTTTATATGTGCCTGGTGGTCGCTCTGGCTATCCTAGCACGGTACTGATGAATGCAATTCCGGCCAAGGTGGCTGGTGTACCTAGGGTAGTTATGGTAACGCCTCCAGGAGCAGGCAAAGCAATTAGTCCGGCTGTCTTAGTAGCTGCTCAAGAAGTTGGCATCCAAGAAATTTATCGCATTGGCGGCGCACAGGCGATCGCGGCTTTAGCTTATGGAACAGAAACAATTCCTAAAGTCAATGTCATTGCTGGCCCAGGTAATATTTATGTCACACTAGCAAAAAAATTAGTGTATGGCACTGTTGGTATTGATTGTTTGGCTGGGCCAAGTGAAGTGCTAATTATTGCTGATGAAACCGCAAATCCCGTAAATGTGGCTGCTGATATGTTAACGCCAGCCGAACACGATCCTATGGCAGCGGCGATTTTGTTGACTACAGACGCGGCTTTGGCAAAAAACGTACAAGTTGCTGTAGAAAGACAACTGGTGGATCATCCTCGACGAATAGATACAGAAAAAGCGATCGCCCATTATGGCTTAATTGTGATTGTAGAATCCCTTGATGCCGCAGCAGAACTGGCTAATGAGTTTGCCCCTGAACATTTAGCATTAGAAATTCAAGAGCCTTGGGAATTATTACCAAAAATTCGTCATGCTGGGGCAATTTTCTTAGGAGACTCTACACCGGAAGCTATTGGACATTATTTAGCTGGGCCAAATCATACATTGCCTACCTCTGGTGCAGCTCGTTATGCTTCGGGTTTGGGTGTAGAAACTTTTCTCAAACATTCTAGTATTATTCAATACTCACAATCTGCATTACAGAAGGTGGCTGGTGCAATTGATGTATTAGCAACAGCAGAGGGACTTCCATCTCACGCCGATTCAGTAAGAAGACGAATTCAGCGTGAAGAATGA
- the rpoB gene encoding DNA-directed RNA polymerase subunit beta has translation MTNETYMEPAFLLPDLIEIQRSSFRWFLEEGLIEELNSFSPITDYTGKLELHFLGQNYKLKEPKYSVEEAKRRDSTYAVQMYVPTRLLNKETGDIKEQEVFIGDLPLMTDRGTFIINGAERVIVNQIVRSPGVYYKSEIDKNGRRTYSASLIPNRGAWLKFETDRNDLVWVRIDKTRKLSAQVLLKALGLSDNEIFDALRHPEYFQKTIEKEGQFSEEEALMELYRKLRPGEPPTVLGGQQLLDSRFFDPKRYDLGRVGRYKLNKKLRLSVPDTMRVLTPGDILAAVDYLINLEYDIGSIDDIDHLGNRRVRSVGELLQNQVRVGLNRLERIIRERMTVSDAEVLTPASLVNPKPLVAAIKEFFGSSQLSQFMDQTNPLAELTHKRRLSALGPGGLTRERAGFAVRDIHPSHYGRICPIETPEGPNAGLIGSLATHARVNQYGFLETPFRPVENGRVRFDLPPAYMTADEEDDLRVAPGDIPVDENGMIIGPQVPVRYRQEFSTTTPEQVDYVAVSPVQIVSVATSMIPFLEHDDANRALMGSNMQRQAVPLLKPERPLVGTGLEAQGARDSGMVIVSRTDGDVVYVDATTIRVRVKNSNSEIKYTLSKYQRSNQDTCLNQKPLVRIGERVVAGQVLADGSSTEGGELALGQNIVVAYMPWEGYNYEDAILISERLVQDDVYTSIHIEKYEIEARQTKLGPEEITREIPNVGEDALRQLDEQGIIRIGAWVEAGDILVGKVTPKGESDQPPEEKLLRAIFGEKARDVRDNSLRVPNGEKGRVVDVRLFTREQGDELPPGANMVVRVYVAQKRKIQVGDKMAGRHGNKGIISRILPLEDMPYLPDGSPVDIVLNPLGVPSRMNVGQVFECLLGWAGQNLGVRFKITPFDEMYGEESSRRIVHGKLQEARDETGRNWVYNPDDPGKIMVFDGRTGEPFDRPVTVGVAYMLKLVHLVDDKIHARSTGPYSLVTQQPLGGKAQQGGQRFGEMEVWALEAFGAAYTLQELLTVKSDDMQGRNEALNAIVKGKAIPRPGTPESFKVLMRELQSLGLDIAVHKVETQADGSSLDVEVDLMADQSARRTPPRPTYESLSRESLEDDE, from the coding sequence ATGACGAACGAAACATATATGGAACCCGCCTTTCTGTTGCCCGACTTGATTGAAATCCAGCGTTCCAGTTTCCGTTGGTTTTTAGAAGAAGGGCTAATAGAAGAACTTAACTCCTTTAGTCCGATTACAGATTACACTGGCAAACTAGAACTACACTTTTTAGGTCAAAACTACAAACTTAAAGAACCAAAGTACAGTGTCGAAGAAGCCAAACGGCGAGATAGTACATACGCCGTCCAAATGTATGTTCCCACAAGGCTACTCAACAAAGAAACCGGGGATATCAAAGAACAAGAAGTATTTATTGGTGATCTGCCCTTGATGACCGATCGCGGTACTTTTATTATTAACGGTGCCGAACGGGTAATCGTCAACCAAATTGTGCGATCGCCTGGAGTTTATTACAAATCGGAAATTGATAAAAACGGTCGCCGCACCTATTCAGCTAGCTTAATTCCCAACCGGGGAGCGTGGCTGAAATTTGAAACAGACCGTAATGATTTAGTGTGGGTACGGATTGATAAAACCCGCAAACTGTCGGCACAGGTACTCTTAAAAGCCCTAGGTTTATCAGATAACGAAATTTTTGACGCTTTACGGCACCCTGAGTATTTCCAAAAAACCATTGAAAAAGAAGGGCAGTTTTCTGAAGAAGAAGCCCTGATGGAGTTATATCGTAAATTGCGTCCTGGTGAACCACCAACAGTCTTAGGTGGGCAACAGTTATTAGACTCCCGTTTCTTCGACCCCAAACGTTACGATTTGGGTCGTGTGGGACGCTATAAACTCAACAAAAAATTACGGCTGTCTGTCCCCGACACCATGCGCGTCTTAACTCCTGGTGACATCTTGGCAGCAGTAGACTACCTGATCAACCTGGAATATGATATCGGTAGCATTGATGACATTGACCACTTAGGCAATCGCCGAGTGCGAAGTGTGGGCGAATTACTGCAAAACCAAGTGCGTGTAGGTTTAAACCGCCTAGAGAGAATTATTCGGGAACGGATGACAGTATCTGACGCAGAAGTTCTGACCCCAGCCTCCCTAGTCAACCCTAAACCACTGGTAGCCGCCATTAAAGAATTCTTTGGCTCCAGCCAATTAAGTCAGTTCATGGATCAAACCAATCCCTTAGCAGAACTGACTCACAAACGCCGTCTCTCTGCCCTTGGCCCTGGTGGTCTAACCAGAGAAAGAGCTGGGTTCGCTGTGCGAGATATCCACCCCAGCCACTACGGACGGATTTGCCCCATTGAAACCCCAGAAGGCCCCAATGCTGGTTTGATTGGCTCTTTAGCAACCCATGCGCGGGTAAACCAGTACGGCTTTTTGGAAACTCCATTTAGACCGGTGGAAAATGGTCGTGTGAGGTTTGACCTACCGCCAGCTTACATGACTGCTGATGAAGAAGACGATTTGCGCGTTGCTCCCGGGGATATCCCAGTTGATGAAAATGGCATGATCATCGGGCCACAAGTGCCAGTACGCTATCGTCAGGAATTTTCTACAACCACCCCAGAGCAGGTGGATTACGTAGCAGTATCTCCCGTACAGATTGTATCGGTAGCTACGAGTATGATTCCCTTCTTGGAGCATGACGACGCAAACCGGGCATTGATGGGTTCTAACATGCAACGGCAAGCAGTACCCCTGCTGAAACCAGAGCGTCCATTAGTGGGAACAGGCTTAGAAGCCCAAGGCGCACGGGACTCCGGGATGGTAATCGTATCTCGTACTGATGGTGATGTGGTTTATGTGGATGCCACAACAATTCGGGTCCGCGTCAAAAACTCCAACTCAGAAATCAAGTACACCCTTTCCAAGTATCAGCGCTCCAACCAAGACACCTGCCTCAACCAAAAACCCTTGGTGCGGATAGGTGAGCGTGTAGTTGCTGGTCAGGTACTAGCTGATGGCTCCTCTACAGAAGGTGGAGAATTGGCCTTGGGTCAAAATATCGTCGTCGCCTATATGCCTTGGGAAGGCTACAACTACGAAGACGCGATTTTGATTTCCGAAAGATTAGTCCAGGATGATGTTTATACCTCAATTCACATTGAGAAATATGAAATTGAGGCGAGACAAACCAAACTGGGCCCTGAAGAAATTACCCGAGAAATTCCTAACGTTGGGGAAGATGCCCTACGGCAACTAGACGAACAGGGAATTATTCGTATTGGGGCATGGGTAGAAGCCGGAGATATCTTAGTAGGAAAAGTTACACCCAAAGGTGAATCTGACCAACCCCCAGAAGAAAAACTCTTGCGGGCAATTTTCGGGGAAAAAGCCCGGGATGTGCGTGATAACTCCCTGCGAGTTCCCAACGGTGAAAAAGGGCGCGTTGTTGACGTGCGTCTATTTACCCGCGAACAAGGGGATGAACTACCACCAGGTGCCAACATGGTAGTCCGCGTATATGTCGCCCAGAAACGAAAAATCCAAGTCGGCGACAAAATGGCGGGACGGCACGGCAACAAGGGAATTATTTCCCGGATATTGCCCTTAGAAGATATGCCTTACTTACCAGATGGTTCCCCAGTAGATATCGTCCTCAACCCCTTAGGTGTACCCAGCCGGATGAATGTCGGACAGGTCTTTGAATGTCTATTAGGATGGGCTGGCCAAAACTTAGGTGTAAGGTTTAAGATTACTCCCTTTGATGAAATGTATGGGGAAGAATCTTCTCGCCGCATTGTGCATGGCAAATTGCAAGAAGCACGGGATGAAACAGGTAGAAATTGGGTATACAACCCTGATGATCCTGGCAAAATCATGGTCTTCGATGGCCGGACTGGCGAACCCTTTGACCGACCAGTAACCGTGGGCGTAGCTTACATGCTGAAGCTGGTGCATTTGGTGGATGATAAAATCCACGCCCGGTCTACAGGCCCTTACTCTCTGGTTACTCAACAACCCTTGGGTGGTAAAGCGCAACAAGGTGGTCAGCGCTTCGGAGAAATGGAAGTGTGGGCATTGGAAGCCTTTGGTGCAGCTTACACCTTGCAGGAATTGCTGACAGTGAAATCAGACGATATGCAGGGAAGAAATGAAGCCCTCAACGCCATTGTTAAAGGTAAGGCTATTCCCAGACCAGGAACGCCAGAGTCCTTTAAGGTATTGATGCGAGAACTGCAATCCTTAGGCCTAGATATTGCCGTCCACAAAGTAGAAACCCAAGCAGATGGCAGTTCCTTAGATGTGGAAGTCGATTTGATGGCAGACCAATCAGCGCGTCGCACACCACCTCGACCCACCTATGAATCCCTTTCCCGTGAATCACTGGAAGATGACGAATAA
- a CDS encoding alpha/beta fold hydrolase, whose product MNAVVQPTWTHEYITTNGVRLHYVTQGEGPLMLMLHGFPEFWYSWRHQIPEFAKDFKVVALDLRGYNDSDKPEDKSAYVMDEFVKDVKGVIQGLGYEKCVLVGHDWGGAIAWNFAYTHPEMLDKLIILNLPHPAKFSQGLRNPQQMLKSSYMAFFQLPWLPELAIQMGNYAPIEAAFKGMAVDKDAFSQSDIEAYKNAAAKPGALTAMLNYYRNIFDQKLLQENWGILQVPTLMIWGEDDTALGKEMSYGTEAYVKDFQIKYIPRCSHWVQQEKPDLVNQYMRDFLSI is encoded by the coding sequence ATGAATGCTGTAGTTCAACCCACCTGGACACACGAATATATCACTACTAATGGCGTGAGATTGCACTATGTCACCCAAGGCGAAGGCCCTTTGATGTTGATGTTACATGGATTCCCAGAGTTTTGGTATTCTTGGCGGCATCAAATACCAGAATTCGCCAAAGATTTTAAAGTAGTAGCTCTGGATTTACGCGGTTATAACGATAGCGATAAGCCAGAAGACAAATCTGCTTATGTGATGGATGAATTTGTTAAAGATGTTAAGGGTGTTATTCAAGGTTTAGGATACGAAAAATGTGTATTAGTTGGACATGATTGGGGAGGTGCGATCGCTTGGAATTTCGCATATACTCATCCAGAGATGTTAGACAAGCTAATTATCCTGAATCTGCCCCATCCAGCAAAATTTTCTCAAGGTTTACGCAATCCCCAACAAATGCTAAAAAGCTCTTACATGGCATTTTTCCAGTTACCTTGGTTGCCAGAATTAGCCATCCAAATGGGAAATTATGCGCCAATTGAAGCAGCTTTTAAAGGTATGGCAGTTGATAAAGATGCTTTTAGCCAATCAGATATTGAGGCTTATAAAAATGCTGCGGCTAAACCTGGTGCCCTCACTGCAATGCTCAATTATTATCGCAACATTTTCGACCAAAAACTTTTACAAGAAAATTGGGGAATCTTGCAAGTTCCCACGCTGATGATTTGGGGCGAAGATGATACAGCGCTGGGTAAAGAAATGAGTTATGGTACAGAAGCCTACGTCAAAGACTTTCAAATTAAATACATTCCTCGCTGTAGCCATTGGGTACAGCAAGAAAAACCAGATTTAGTCAATCAGTATATGCGTGATTTTCTAAGCATTTAA
- a CDS encoding GIY-YIG nuclease family protein — translation MTTETNIPLLATLDYVNYIDANGQIPEQFQGKIGVYAIFDQDKVLQFVGYSRDVYVSLKQHLVRQPQQCYFVKAQTIDRPSRTVLENIEQAWIAENGTVPSGNSDRKAEWTNAINAKAMMTAAEQENYQNPVNDELAQMKILKNVARRVEAEILAVLESRGLQTPIRFNPKLKEEGLLDLK, via the coding sequence ATGACTACTGAAACAAATATTCCGTTGTTGGCAACGCTGGATTATGTAAATTACATTGATGCTAATGGCCAAATACCTGAGCAATTCCAAGGTAAAATCGGAGTCTATGCCATTTTTGACCAAGACAAAGTATTGCAATTTGTTGGCTACTCTCGCGATGTTTATGTTAGCCTCAAGCAGCATTTAGTACGTCAGCCGCAACAATGCTACTTTGTCAAAGCTCAAACCATTGACCGTCCCAGCCGCACAGTTTTAGAAAATATTGAGCAGGCTTGGATTGCAGAAAATGGTACTGTGCCATCGGGTAATAGCGATCGCAAAGCTGAATGGACAAACGCCATCAATGCAAAAGCCATGATGACAGCCGCAGAACAGGAAAATTATCAAAACCCTGTCAATGATGAATTGGCACAGATGAAAATCTTGAAAAATGTCGCACGGCGAGTTGAAGCAGAGATTTTAGCGGTATTGGAAAGCCGTGGTTTACAAACGCCAATTCGCTTCAATCCGAAGCTGAAGGAAGAAGGACTGCTGGATTTGAAATAA
- a CDS encoding DUF1206 domain-containing protein: MTQHLIDNPSLWVERLGRFGYTSKGVVYAIVGLLAAQVAFGTGGKTTDTKGALQTLVEQPFGQILLALVAIGLIGYVLWRFVEAIKDPEHKGNDAKGLAQRISYAINGFIYAGLAYSAVQILLGSSNSGNSNSTQDWTARLLSQPFGQWLVGTGGAFVIGLGFYQFYRAYTTKFQREFNLSQLSHKERKWVIGICRFGLVARGIVFCIIGWFFIQAATQSNAQAAGGLDEALQTLAQQPYGPWLLGFVALGLIAYGIYMVIKARYSQLVVN; this comes from the coding sequence ATGACACAACATCTAATAGATAACCCATCATTATGGGTAGAAAGATTAGGAAGATTTGGTTATACATCCAAAGGAGTAGTTTACGCTATTGTTGGTTTACTAGCAGCACAAGTGGCTTTTGGCACAGGTGGCAAAACAACTGATACTAAAGGTGCTTTACAAACACTAGTCGAACAACCTTTTGGCCAAATTTTGCTGGCGTTAGTAGCAATTGGCTTAATTGGATATGTATTGTGGCGCTTTGTCGAAGCCATCAAAGATCCAGAACATAAAGGTAATGATGCTAAAGGTTTAGCACAGAGAATTAGTTATGCAATCAATGGTTTTATATATGCAGGTTTAGCTTACAGTGCTGTGCAAATTCTCTTGGGTTCGAGCAATAGTGGTAATAGTAACTCCACTCAAGATTGGACAGCACGCCTACTTTCTCAACCTTTTGGACAATGGTTAGTAGGAACTGGCGGCGCATTCGTTATTGGTTTAGGTTTTTATCAATTTTATAGAGCTTATACTACTAAGTTTCAAAGAGAATTCAATCTATCTCAGTTGAGTCATAAAGAACGTAAATGGGTAATAGGTATTTGCCGATTTGGTTTAGTTGCTAGAGGAATTGTATTCTGTATTATTGGCTGGTTTTTTATTCAAGCTGCAACGCAATCTAACGCTCAAGCTGCTGGAGGCTTGGATGAGGCGTTACAGACTTTGGCTCAACAACCCTATGGCCCTTGGCTTTTAGGCTTTGTAGCCTTGGGTTTAATTGCTTATGGTATTTATATGGTCATTAAAGCGCGATATAGTCAGCTAGTCGTGAATTAA